The region tttaaataaaatgtcaaaatgtggtGCGATAATGTTTCTCAGCTCCTCAGGGTAGCTCTACTTTCTGCTCAGACCCGTCATTTGGTAGTAACATTGAGATGCTTCGGGGATTAGAAGCTGATTTAAGCAAAGAAGGCGCAAGGATAACGCTGGTTATCGCCTTATCAGCTAAGAGTTGAACTTGCCCATTTGCAGCGTCCTGCAGCACAGCCTTGCTGTAGTCAGCATCCTGAAGGGGATTAATGCAGTTGATATTTTTGGGTTTTACTCTAGAGCCCTTAGCAGGACTTTCTCTGTTGTTATATAAAGCACAGAGAGTAACATGAGTACATAGTACATGAGTAACATGTCACAATCGTGGGCATTCTCTGACACTGCTAAGCCTAAAGTCTACAACAAATTCAGACAAACATAGATATTTATAATAACGGAGGAGACGCATTGTAAAAgtcatatattttaatttattcaatgATTTGAGATTGCTTTACATCTGACAATACTCTAGCAGCAATTCCTCTCAAGTTATATTTACAAGTACAtggatcatatatatatatatatatatttatcttattaACATAACTGTAAAAACTCAACTCTCAAAATCTGgaaatttaaaaatttaaagcaaataattaCCCTGAGACAAGTAAACAATAATTACAATTTCTTTTGAACTAACCCAAGTCTCATATATACTCATCTTAATGACCACAAGAGTGGACTCTTTTCCAGGATCCGTCTAGTTTGAGTGATTCACACTCATTTTAAACTAAGAAAAGCGCCCAAAAGTATCACAGTGTTTCAGGGCCGTGGACATGACAACCTGCACATTCCTGGTACAGGAACTTATTGTCTCCTCTAAATTTTCCTCCTTCATATGCAGCAATTAACTGCTGTTTCTGAGCTCATCTTTCGCTCGGCATCCCAGGGCTAAACAGTCTCACTCAGTGGAGCCTCATAGCACCAACAGTAGAGGGACTCAGTGAAGAGGTGTTCAGTATCATGCTCTTTCAAATACATCCTTAATTCTAGATGCCTTAGATATTTGCCTTTCTCTCTGTGCATagataaatagatttatttatttttatatacaatacatacaattactttttatagtttttataaaactgaaatgttggTCAGAAAGTAACCAACTGGATGTAAATGCAGTAATTATCCTTAATTAAGAGGTTTAGatcacaaaatataatttttaacACTAAAACTGACACGTGCTTAAAAAGCATGTTTCACTGAAGAAACAGTGTGACTGCATGGTGGCATTAATAAAGCGCATAGGAGGGTGGGGGAGTGCTACAAAATGCTGTCAATTTTACATTATCCACTAGAAGATacttaaatatttttacacGTTTGTTCCAATTCGTTTAAAGCTTAGGATTTAATGCAACAGCATTACTTCAGAGGGTAATTCTACTGCaaacactattaaaaaaatgttatttctcaTACAGTTTGGATTCAGACTCTAACAATAGTATTTATGGCACAAAGGCCTTTAACTTGCTAATCTAACACTACTCTCCTTAGTGAAAAGGTTGTAAAAATGACTACTAGCAGTCAACATAGTTGCAAGTCTACATCATTAGATATTTGCATGAGAAGCTGTGAACCAGAGAAATGATGTTCAAAATACATCATCACATCCTCCATATTTTACCGAACCGTGCCGCGAAAGCAGTGCATCTCCTTGAGCATCCTTAAAAGAGACGAACGCTACATCTTTCTCAACAAAGACGCTCATACTGCATCTTTTACATCAATATTGGTGTGCATCTTACTgagaaaacaaactattttattGAGTGTTATTACTGGTAAATTATATCAAACGTGTGACATCTCACAGCAATATACACGTGCCAGACTTTTTATCGTCATCGGGATCTCCTCCGCCCTCTTTCCTGTTGGGATCATTGAGCTCCTCAAACAGTCCAGTCTCAATCATCTCTTGCTGCCACTGGATAGGCACAGCACCTGTGCTAAACTCCTTGAAGAATTTATTGTCATTGGCATCAAATTCAATGCCCTTGATCTCTGAGAACTCTGCGATGTCGTCAGTGTCCTTGGCGTAGACAACGTTGGGCTTGGGGACCCATGGAGGATCCACCAGCCCGGCCTCCAGACGGGGGAAGTTGATTGACTTGAACCACTCATGTTTCCTGGGATCCTCCATGTTGTTCCTAAAGAGGGGGCAAAATTATAATTTCGAAACGGCAATGTAAGTCTTAATGAAACACGAAAAAAAAGTGGCTGCACAGGTTCATGCAACCTTTTGGTGACAGTTAAAGTTTTCTCAGCTTTACTCAACCAGCTCATTCTTAGCAAGCTTGTTATTACAATCTCAATTTTCTTGATTGCACCAGAATGCCAATTAATATCTTccgaattaaaaaaaattgtggggAACTGATTTCATATTTTGACGTGATTTTGAAGAATATACAATTGACACAGAAATTGACACACTATGTTGCGGAAATGCAGATTCCCTAAGCCACTTTGTacagccacacacaaacacacaaacagcacatgGCTTACTTATAGATTTAAAGAGCAGAAGAACCACTTACTTCATGCCCAGGCGCTCCTCGATTTTCTTCTTGAGGAACTGCTGGATGACGTCCTTGGTGGGAGCATCAAAGCACTTGTGCTCCCACTTTGGTTCCTCGTTTTGAATGCGGCGctgcacctcctccttctccaccttctccttctTGCTCTCAGGGCCTTTGAAAGGTGTGTAGCCAGCCACCATCTCGTAGATACTGCAGCCCAGAGCCCACCAGTCCACTGATGTCCTGTACGGGGTTTTGGTCAGGAGCTCAGGGGCCATGTATGCTCCAGTACCAGCCTGGAGGAGGGGGTTGGGACATTCATTATGAGGTTCTTctgttaattgttttaatacattttacttgtTAGAAAgcatattgtgttgtatatgaGATGTCGACTCTTATATAATTAAGCAATGATGATAGTATAGTGATGTGAATGGCAAATAGTTCATAACCCTGTTCCTGAAAggacacagagaacagagagagcgGTCCCTTGAAAGTACAGATTGGTAAAGATGAACTTTAAAACTGGGAGACATGGCCTTTATACATCACCATTGACAAGTGTAACACAGGTCAATTGACTGGGTTACTAAAGCTTTACTCTagtcttctctttctgtctcccttgGTGTCACtttcacctctccctctcttcctaaCCTTCCCTCCCTCTATGACCTCACCTGAAGCCTTAATCCTAATGCTAAGCCTACTACCTGTCAAGAGtcatgtgtgtctgcacactGACCAGTTGTTGTTCAAATTGTCCAGCCTCTTATATAAAGACTGGCCATTTGTGGATGCTATAGCCACCAGCAAAAATACGTAAGAGCCAAACAACACATAGCCGTGCCTCTAATGTATAATGAATGCAATGACACCACAAACTGGCATAGAGCCTAAAGCTCATTCATTACTACTGCTAGTAAGTCCTGAGGAAACCCTGTTGCATAAATCATTTTTAGGAGATCCATAGGTTACAGGCTAAGTGTTGTATTGGTATTATGAGGACTGTCGGCATCGGACACTGCAGCATATTCAAGCTCTTACAACTTCTATTTGACAGATTGTGATCACTAAACATACATGGTATTTCAAGATCCGTCCCTTACTTAATAAAGTGTCACAAGACTTGACCCATCTGACTAGTTAGTGAAGGCATAATACCAGAACTTTATTGACCAGTCTTAAGCAGGTTTGCATGCAAAACTTTTACATCCTAATACTTACTTACATGTTACCTAACATGCAAATCTATTAAACTCCTGCATCATTTTCAACTTTTCCTGGTGGATTTTTGTAATTAGTTCTGTTCATCTGAAATGTATGGACCTGCACGCAAAATTATTTGTGTGATCATTAAGGTTACATAATTAGCACCATGATTAATCCAACCTTAGTTGGATTAATCAACCTTAGTTGGATTAATCATGGGATCCTAGGATCAGGACAAGTTTTTCAGCCCAGTTAAAACTTGTTTGCAAACCAACATgtctaaatatatacattattcaGCATAGGTTTTTACCTGGATCTGTCAATCTCATCAGGGACAGACTTGTGTAATGCCCACTAAGAAGATTAGGGGACCAAAGCCAGCCTTGCCTGAGGTTAGCCCAGTCACTTTGGCTGGTTGAGGAGCATCAGAGTATTGGATAATGAGCTTACTGGACTTTCATGGAGCCGAGAGCTTACTCTTTGCTACCACAAGTAAGTCCCGTCGAAACCCTGTTGgtatattttcatctttttttcaggtCATCCACGCGTTAGTGCAGGTGAGGTGTaaagtactgtatgttttatgaGACAACAATGGAAGAAAAGATATTTAATAAAGAATGTGTTCAGCGGGTCATTCTTGGATTCTTCTATCAGTAATTTATAAGCTTGTGGTGTGCTAGTCATTCCCCGAAATACAATTTTTGTTAGCACCTGACTCATTTTCAAAGTTCAGTAACTAACCCAACAGGCCATAATGATGTTCTGCCACTGACAACTCGTGACATCAAACTAAACTCATTGATGACATGATATCTATGTTACTCTTCCTCGAGGCAAGAAGAGTACTTATAGGCTACAGGCTTCGTAAAGTATCATGGGAAGAAAATGCAGCACACCTGAGGCAACTATCCACATAAATAAGTTGCAGGGGGAAACCTTCTCACATTTACTGCTACTTTAACAAGCACTGGACCTCCAAGGTTCCCACATAGCCCCTACACAAAATGGTGGCCTATAAATGGCAAGGCTATAATCTGCTAAAGGATCAATTGAGTTACATAATGGATTCAAAGACTCATTGCACAGATCTTTAAGCAATCTTTAATCCCTGTCCGGATTTAAAGTAAAAACCCCACCGAGATGGACAGCCTGTCCAAGCCAGAGTTCAGTTTTAAGCTCCAACCTCATCATCAGATAAGCGAACACAAACAGGGTCGAGATGCAGATCAACCATCATCCAGTGCTCTCTGTTCCTTTGTATGATTTTTCTGTTGCGGTTTGTGTGTAAGTAGCCTATGTGTGGTCATAAACGTCAACCATGTAGAAGATGACTTAACTAAacttttgttgatttaaagaTCAGGTACATAATCGGGGGAGAACCCTTGTCTTTGGTGTATGCAACTTCAGAGACTTTGAATAATAGATGAAATGGCCCTTTAGGGTTGACATCTTTCACCATCATGTAAAATCTTTTAACTGCTGACATCATCAAGCTAGGCCCTATCATGTTAACAGCATCCTAATAGCTTTGAGAGTGCAACTTGGTGTACTTAGTGATTTTCTTTCCTAACTAAATATGGCCTTTTCAACCAGAATATCACTGTTGAGTGTAAATCTACTCACCATCTGAGTGACATTCTTCTCAGGAACAAGCTCTATGGCCAGACCCAAATCTGAAAGTCGGCACTGGCCTTGGCTATCCAGCAACACGTTCTCCGGCTTCATGTCACGGTACACAATATTCATTTCGTGCAGGTGCATAATGCCCGTGGTGATCTGCGCCGTGTAGTGGATGATGCGCGTCATCTCAATGCCTTTGTCCGCACCCTTGCCATCGTAGCCGATATTGTAAATGTGGTACCTGAGGTCTCCTCCATTCATCAGGGTCATGACAAGGCACAGATGGGTCTTGGTGTCATAAGCGTAGCCCAAGTTGACCAGAAACAGGCTGTTAACCTTCTCCAAGATCTTCTTCTCCAAAAGGGCCATCTTTTCACCGCCCTTTTTCTTCAGTCGCTTTTTACACAGCTTCTTGCAGGCATACATCTGGCCTGTGTTCTTCACCTGAACGGCGCACACCTGGAGAAAGATTATTTGTTAAAAATTAGGACTTTTTAAATAACCATTCTCCTCAGACACTAATCATGGTCTACTGGTATCTAATCGACTGGTAGCACTCATTGATCAAAAGACTCAAATCAGACTGTTGCTTGTCCTCATGTTGAAAGTGTAATAGGAACGAAAGCCCCCTTTGGGGAAATGGTAATCAAGACAATGATATTATCAGAAATACTGCCTCGTAATACTAAGATCACTGGTATGAATAAAGTCATGGAAATTGATTCAAGAAGTCAACCATGCTTGACCCTTGCCAGCTGTGTCTTGGCGCCCTAATTTCTACCTATGTCACTgacttaaatacatttattaatttaaacatttcattctgGTATCATTCACTCGCTGTAGGCAGAGGATCAGGTTTATCCACTGCATTGTAATGCTAAGAAAGTCAAATTAgcagttaaaaaatgtatatccaGAATCAAAACTCTTTGACGTCAAGTAAAGTGTCTGATTAACTTGTATTAACTGTATGTACTGATTTATAAGAAACAGTATTTTAAAGTCACAGCAAAACTTTCACACTTGGTTATAGTAGCAACTTCACTGTCGTTTGTCAAACAATATAAGttaaaaatataactaataatTTTTGACATCAAAACTGCTTTCTACATTTTTAgaatagtatttattatttatttattattatttatcttattttgggATGTATGGTCAGGCTTGCTGCTAAGAGCTTGACTCAGAAAAGGGGTTCCTCAGGAGTCGATTATGGATCCTCTGTATGTGCCATCATGATGAGATAACTATGTGCCTCTGATTTTCTAAAGACATTTCTTATCAACCTCtaatctttttaattattattatgaaataagtcatactGCTGTTCTCTATCCCTACAATTTAATCACTGCTGGATCATATATTTACATAGCAGTTTGTCTTGAAACAGACAAACGTGAAACAATTTTCAGCTGAATGATTTCATATTCttagttgttattttttatatgttctACTGTCATCTTCATATCTGAAATGAGAAAGAGATATTGATctcaattaaacaataaaagctTCCAATGATCAGTATTTGAATGATGCCAGTTCTATCAACATCTTCCTAAGATTGAAAAATCACTGACGCTGCACCATAATACTCTACTGTGGCAACATCATTACAATTCCAAAATATGTTGAATACATATTATCTCTTTTTGTAATTTATCTcacttttttacatatattaaacaaaatatgttggAAATAGATATTTTCGAAACTGATAACACCATCTCTAAAATCAGCGttaaaagataaattatttGCCTACACACATATTCCAACAGACTTTATGAAATTATATGTAGATGCATTTGCATGCTTACCTCTCCAAAGCCTCCTTTGCCAAGAGTCCTGAACTCATAGAAGTATTTGTCAGTGATGGTCTGTTTCTCATACTCTTTCCACTGGAGGAATTTATCAAAGTATGGGCTGGCCTGATAATCTGTGAAgggtttgtttttcagaaattCTCTTACACCATCCTGGACACTGCTTTTCATCACCTCTTCAAAGGTGGCATCTGTCACAGTCTTGCACTTTTCAAGAGGCTCCCCAGTAAGAAAGGACAGGAAGGTCTTAGAGTCAGCCTTGCAATACTTGCTCATGAGGTTTTTCCGTGCCTTCTCTTTTGTTGCACCTTCAGCCAGATCCCAGTCATAGAGCTCATCAAGGAAATCAGCAGCAAGCTTAAACTCAGCGTTATTTGTCAGGAACTCACGGAAAAACTTTTTGCCAATAGGCTGCCTTTCACAGAGCATCGTAAAGTCCTTCTCAAGGGTAGCTCGTACTGCAGCACACTGATCAGGCTTGGGGAGAGCCAAGCTGCGGCGTCGCTTTTTCATCTCCTTGTCATCACCACCCTGGGCTTTTAGGTAGGCAGTGTTTGCCACCAGGTTATCCAGTCCCCCCATGTCACACATCTTGGCGGCTGTATGTGGTCTGTCCCCCCCTAAGTGACTGGGCTCTTCAGTGGCTCCCCACGGATACCCTCAGCGTCTTTCAGaatgtgtgcgtctgtgtgagAGTGCAATAAGCTCCAGAGCCAGCTTGCAAATGAGCTTCTTCCCCCAGCCTACCTGCAAACCtaagacacactgacacacccaGTAATTACTCATTTAGAATTAAATACCAGGGAGGGATTTTGGCTTAAGGATCTTTGTGTGGACTATTCAAGGAGGCTGTGCACGGAAAGGGAATCGTAAGCGGGCTATGTCCTAAGAGGCTTTGTAGCCCTCTATATTTGTTCACGGTGTTCAGTAGTCTCTAACAGTGGTCCGATATGTTCTTTGACTGTATATGTGATGGTGAGACAAAGCAAAAGACtcaaaaagaagcagaaaatgttGTGGAAAGAGCAAGACAACTTAAACAACTGTCAAAGGCTCTACCAAAGAACGTTGGAAGGAACATAGTACTGCTTGGTTGGGCATTTACATAAGATATTGCAGCATACGAATACataatatgattgttttttaaatattgagcAGAATATTGATTTTATTCTTTCACTGAAGTCACTATGGTAAACCGTGGGCCTACGATATGGCCTCCTTATCTTCTTCTCATTCCACCTCCCAGTCTCAACAGGGCAGGTACTTCAGAGAGCTTACTCCTAATCTGTCTACTGTTTCATTCTCATCATTTAACCTCAATCATCAGTGGCCACCACTTTAGGATATCTACTTTGTactgttaaacaaaaaatacatgcaATGTAAAGGCCATCACTATAGAGTGAACTGTGAGTAAATACTTATTTAAATGCATATAGATGGTTGAGGATGGGCCTACTAAAAGAGTACATGTTCTTAGATATTTGCAAGATGTTGTAATTTGTAAGGTCATAGTTATAATGTATTCCAAAATACCATTTTACACATCATTGAACTGAGTCATTTCACAATGAGTCGTTGTTTAATAGACATGTGGATTAGAGCAAATTAAACGTATATGTGGCGGGTGGGGTTCTCTGCTATAAGTTTCTGATATTGCAATAATGCATTTAtgtcttgatttatttttttaatagataaTGTGCATGGATAGATTTTAAAATTCAGGATGCACATATTACATTAAATCAGGTGTCTATTTAGGTGTGTGGAGTTGAATTATCTGGGGAgtcattttaaatcttgttcAGATAATCTATATAGAGCAAATAATTGAATGATTTGATCTTGACTAGTAACATTTGTGTTGAGTCTTTTGTCATttcttgtgtatgtgtgtgtgttttgatgtgtgcatgcacacacatacacaaaaggtttttaaaagcaTCGGCAACCCATATGTGGTAgaccatttttattatttgcttaGAGAAGGGGGCAGGTAATATAAGATGTTTTCTTCTACCTGTTCCTTTTACATTcgtttttatgttatttcagtTGTAGCTTACATTTGAAGTACAAGTTTTATGTTGAAAGTGTATAACATGTGAAAAGTGCATCATAATAACgaaaataactaaatgaaaTTAGCTCAGCCGGGTGCAGTTACTGGCATTGATCAAATAACACAATTGATCAAATAACTGATGCAGTGCTTAGTGAGTATAAAACAACAATAGCTGTTGTCTCCTGCATCATGTACAAATATTCTGACTTGTTCAGCAAATGAACAACAGCACAAATTAACCAAAAGACACGGATACAGTAAGACCTATTCTTTTTGCACACGTATTTTAAATGCCAGGTAACAGCACTGGTTGCTAAAATCAATAGTTAACACAATGACTCAGAGGATCCCATAAATGTGACACCAGAGCTTCTATCTAGTTGGTTCATAAAAAGCCTGAGGAGTATGACATCAATCATGAGACAGAACTGAGGTCAAACCAAGGACCTGTCATACACCTGATACCAGTGATACACATAGTAGAGGAAAGCCAGCTTTCTACATCAATCTTGATATAATTCTGCTACTAAAcagcatatatgtatatttttatatagtatacaaaaaaagtataaatatatatatataaaagaaaagaaaatatttgcattttacgGATGAAACACTtcgtaaaaaaaacccacttgtGGTCAAGTGGTCTTAATTTTTACACATGCAATATGATGAATTGGCACTTGGTTTGAACTTGGCGATATACCTTGGATACTATTAGCTAATCCTTTCTCAAATGGTCTCAAGCTGTCAGTGCGCTGCAAAAGATCAAGGGCTTTGCTTGGCGTCAGAGAGCACCAGACCTTTTGACTCAAGGCCAGAAATACATCCGCACAGAACAATCGGTGTGGAAGTGGGTCAATGTATTTGTAAATCACAGCAATCAATGAAAACAGATCACAGTTTCCTCAGTGAAATGTTGATTTTCAATTTACATCTTATTTACTAATATTTCACCAAACTATTATTCAAGATGCCAAATTTTATGGAGAAAGAGGCACCTTGACAGTTAAAGTGACCAGCCATGAAtatcaaatgcaaatcatgttttaaatagATCATAGTGTCAGTAAATCACTTAAGCCTTCTGAGTGGATGAAAATAGGTCAAAGGTTTCATCTTTTACCAGgtcagggagagaaga is a window of Anoplopoma fimbria isolate UVic2021 breed Golden Eagle Sablefish chromosome 3, Afim_UVic_2022, whole genome shotgun sequence DNA encoding:
- the grk7a gene encoding rhodopsin kinase grk7a; this translates as MCDMGGLDNLVANTAYLKAQGGDDKEMKKRRRSLALPKPDQCAAVRATLEKDFTMLCERQPIGKKFFREFLTNNAEFKLAADFLDELYDWDLAEGATKEKARKNLMSKYCKADSKTFLSFLTGEPLEKCKTVTDATFEEVMKSSVQDGVREFLKNKPFTDYQASPYFDKFLQWKEYEKQTITDKYFYEFRTLGKGGFGEVCAVQVKNTGQMYACKKLCKKRLKKKGGEKMALLEKKILEKVNSLFLVNLGYAYDTKTHLCLVMTLMNGGDLRYHIYNIGYDGKGADKGIEMTRIIHYTAQITTGIMHLHEMNIVYRDMKPENVLLDSQGQCRLSDLGLAIELVPEKNVTQMAGTGAYMAPELLTKTPYRTSVDWWALGCSIYEMVAGYTPFKGPESKKEKVEKEEVQRRIQNEEPKWEHKCFDAPTKDVIQQFLKKKIEERLGMKNNMEDPRKHEWFKSINFPRLEAGLVDPPWVPKPNVVYAKDTDDIAEFSEIKGIEFDANDNKFFKEFSTGAVPIQWQQEMIETGLFEELNDPNRKEGGGDPDDDKKSGTCILL